In one window of Candidatus Deferrimicrobiaceae bacterium DNA:
- a CDS encoding nitrophenyl compound nitroreductase subunit ArsF family protein: MNPRKALTVLLLLFVAAGIAWVGVRASRKAAPPDAPVSAGNKAAAGATIANRVVVYYFHGRVRCVSCNRIEALSNKTIEEAFAADLSAGRIAQVVIDVDQPGNAHYVKDYALTGSAVVLVDGRAGAGGRWKNLDQVWTLLDDAPAFSKYIRENVSGFLAGAGK, from the coding sequence ATGAACCCGAGGAAAGCCCTGACCGTGCTGCTGCTTCTCTTCGTCGCCGCAGGAATCGCATGGGTCGGCGTCCGGGCGTCCCGCAAGGCCGCCCCGCCCGATGCGCCCGTTTCCGCCGGAAACAAGGCGGCTGCCGGCGCGACGATCGCGAACCGGGTCGTCGTCTATTATTTCCACGGCCGCGTCCGCTGCGTCTCCTGCAACAGGATCGAGGCGCTTTCGAATAAGACCATCGAGGAAGCATTCGCCGCCGATCTTTCGGCGGGGCGGATTGCCCAGGTCGTGATCGACGTCGACCAGCCGGGCAATGCGCACTACGTCAAGGACTACGCCCTGACCGGCTCCGCGGTCGTCTTGGTCGACGGCCGCGCCGGCGCGGGCGGCCGCTGGAAGAATCTCGATCAGGTCTGGACCTTGCTCGACGACGCGCCGGCGTTCTCGAAATACATCCGCGAAAACGTTTCCGGCTTCCTCGCCGGCGCAGGAAAATGA
- a CDS encoding cytochrome c biogenesis protein CcdA: MVGHFVSLLQGSAGRPVGFFFALVLGTVSAAASACCTLPAMGILIGYSGARQEKDRRTAAISALSFMAGTILSLMIIGALAGLFGQVAQNSLGGYWKPFAGIVAIVFGLATLKLLPFDLSPAFLGNSAKGSGKLGTATGGLLLGGGLAACSLPCNPGIFIVIGAAVLQGQVLWGALMLAMFAVGFSLPMGAVLLGVSLGKTALPDRNAETAIRRISGGILLAAGFYLLASS, from the coding sequence GTGGTCGGTCATTTCGTTTCCCTGCTGCAGGGTTCGGCCGGCCGGCCGGTCGGGTTTTTCTTCGCCCTGGTCCTGGGCACGGTGAGCGCCGCCGCCAGCGCCTGCTGCACGCTGCCTGCGATGGGCATCCTCATCGGCTACTCCGGGGCGCGGCAAGAGAAGGACCGCCGGACTGCGGCCATCTCCGCCCTCTCCTTCATGGCGGGAACCATCCTGTCGCTGATGATCATCGGCGCCCTGGCCGGCCTGTTCGGACAGGTCGCGCAAAACTCCCTCGGGGGCTACTGGAAGCCGTTCGCCGGCATCGTTGCCATCGTCTTCGGTCTCGCGACGCTGAAGCTGCTCCCCTTCGACCTCTCGCCGGCATTCCTCGGAAATTCAGCGAAGGGGTCCGGAAAGCTGGGAACGGCGACGGGGGGGCTGCTATTGGGAGGAGGGCTGGCTGCCTGCTCCCTGCCCTGCAACCCCGGCATCTTCATCGTGATCGGGGCGGCGGTCCTGCAGGGGCAGGTTCTGTGGGGCGCGCTGATGCTCGCCATGTTCGCGGTCGGATTCAGTCTCCCGATGGGTGCAGTATTGCTCGGTGTCTCCCTCGGCAAGACGGCGCTGCCGGACCGGAACGCGGAAACGGCAATCCGCCGGATTTCCGGGGGCATCCTCCTGGCGGCGGGATTCTATCTGCTGGCATCTTCCTGA
- a CDS encoding aromatic aminobenezylarsenical efflux permease ArsG family transporter gives MDGYALGAGTALWLGVLTAISPCPLTTNIAAVSFIGRQYSHPLRVTLAGLAYVAGRVATYVALGVLLAGGLLSAPSLSTFLQRWMNAILGPILILVGMLLLGLLAFEAGSGSARGARLKEWAAQGGVPGAFLLGALFALSFCPISGALFLGSLVPLAVTHNAPVLFPLLYGVGTGAPAALFALLIAMGAKSVGSLFDKVGRAEGVARKVTGAVFIAAGVFFTLRYTFELF, from the coding sequence ATGGACGGCTATGCCCTTGGCGCGGGAACGGCGTTGTGGCTGGGGGTCCTGACCGCCATCAGCCCCTGTCCGCTGACCACCAATATCGCCGCCGTCTCCTTCATCGGGCGTCAATATTCCCACCCGTTGCGGGTCACGCTCGCGGGGCTCGCCTACGTCGCCGGTCGGGTGGCGACCTACGTCGCGCTCGGCGTGCTTCTCGCCGGAGGACTGCTTTCGGCCCCGTCGCTTTCCACGTTCCTGCAACGCTGGATGAACGCGATCCTGGGACCGATTCTCATCCTCGTCGGGATGCTGCTGCTCGGGCTGCTGGCGTTCGAGGCCGGCTCGGGCAGCGCGCGGGGCGCGCGCCTCAAGGAATGGGCGGCGCAGGGGGGCGTGCCGGGTGCGTTCCTGCTGGGGGCGCTGTTCGCGCTCTCCTTCTGCCCGATCTCGGGTGCCCTGTTCCTGGGCAGCCTGGTTCCGCTGGCAGTCACGCACAACGCACCGGTGCTCTTCCCGCTGCTTTATGGCGTGGGCACAGGCGCCCCGGCGGCGCTGTTCGCGTTGCTCATCGCGATGGGCGCGAAGTCGGTCGGGTCGCTCTTCGACAAGGTCGGGAGGGCCGAAGGCGTGGCGCGCAAGGTTACCGGCGCCGTCTTCATCGCCGCGGGCGTCTTTTTCACGTTGCGCTACACGTTCGAGCTGTTCTGA
- a CDS encoding thioredoxin family protein, translating to MKKLLVYGTGCPKCKKLAEAAESAAKQGSIPYTLDKVTDIAEIVKAGVMLTPALSVDGVIKVSGRIPDAAELAAILAG from the coding sequence ATGAAGAAACTGCTCGTCTACGGAACCGGATGCCCAAAGTGCAAGAAACTCGCGGAAGCGGCAGAGTCCGCCGCGAAGCAGGGAAGCATCCCCTATACGCTCGACAAGGTCACCGACATCGCAGAAATCGTCAAGGCCGGCGTGATGCTGACGCCCGCGCTGTCCGTCGACGGCGTGATCAAGGTGTCCGGGCGCATTCCGGATGCGGCAGAGCTGGCCGCCATCCTGGCGGGCTGA
- a CDS encoding thioredoxin family protein — MVFLRRWAFLLLLPFILVAASVTGSFSAETERRDPAAIAREDHKPVVADFGLGFCRQCKQQTATLKEVEAAYGDRVAVRWVHVNLEGALVERYQVEMIPLLVFFDATGKEAFRKVGPLPYKEIRDQLARMGIKEKRK, encoded by the coding sequence TTGGTCTTTTTACGACGCTGGGCGTTCCTGCTTCTTTTGCCCTTCATCCTTGTCGCGGCTTCGGTCACCGGATCCTTTTCGGCCGAGACCGAAAGAAGGGACCCCGCGGCCATCGCCCGCGAAGATCACAAGCCGGTCGTCGCCGACTTCGGCCTGGGCTTCTGCAGGCAGTGCAAGCAACAGACGGCAACGCTGAAGGAGGTCGAGGCGGCCTACGGCGACCGGGTTGCCGTCCGGTGGGTCCACGTGAATCTCGAGGGCGCGCTGGTCGAACGGTACCAGGTCGAGATGATCCCGCTGCTGGTATTCTTCGACGCGACGGGCAAGGAGGCATTCCGCAAGGTCGGCCCGCTGCCCTACAAGGAAATACGCGACCAGCTCGCCCGGATGGGCATCAAGGAGAAGCGGAAATGA